GGAGTGGGCTCTTTGAGAAGGCAGAAGATTGCTAGATCGGGGCCCTTGCGGTCCACCAGGAGCCCCCGGATTCTGGAAGAACCGTTCTCCTGATGGATGAGAGCCTACCCTTCTTCGTTCCTCCTGGGGGAGAGGGAGGAGGAGTGAGAGGCCTCCCCTGGCTGGTCGTGCCACCAGCGAACGACCCGGCCTTATAAATGCCATGTGTCGGACGTTCCTCGATGGTGGCCGTCATGACCCGGGTCCAAACCCTCCCCCCTGGCATCCGAGCGAGGGGACCCTTTCGCCACCTGACGTCCGTTCAGGCAGGCGGGCGAGGAAGCGCGGGCTGTCCAGCGGGGTCAAGAGGGCTGCCGACGTGAAACAACAACCCCTCTCCCTCTGGGAGAGGGACGGGGTGAGGGTATGCACCCCCCGGGTTGAACCCGTGCCCCAAAGCCGCGCCTACTCGGCCGAGACCAGCGAGACGCGCTTGGGGTTGAACTTGGGGATGGCCTTGCGGTCGACCAGGTCGACCACGTCGAACCGGAGTGGAGGGAGGATCGGAGGAGGCTCGAAGGCGAAGCGATAAACGCTGCTGATCGAGTCGCGGTGAGCGATCAGCTCCCGAGGAGGAGCCGGGAGCGACTCAGCGGCGGAGCGCAGGTCGGCGAGCACCTCCTGGTCCATGCTGGGGTCGCACGAGGGATAGACGATGGAGGCCTGGAGGAGCCTGCCGGAGGGAGCCTGGACGAGCCGCACCTCCACGGAACAGGTGCGGCCCGACTTGCGCCGCGAGGAGGTTCCAGTGGCGCGCCATGCGGCGAGGAGCACATCCTGGAGCTCGCCGAAATAGCCGTGCACGAAGCCGTTGTGCACCTTCTGCTGGGCGACGAGCTCACGCAGTGCCGCATCGGGAGACCTGGGCACGGGGGCATGCAGCCGGGTGCCCACGGCACCCGTCCCCGACTCCTCCGAAGAGGCCCCTGGAGCAACCTGCGCCGAGGCATTCGGAAGGGCGCGAGGAAGCAGGGACCCAGGGCGCACGGGAAAGTCGGAGGCCGGAGGAGCGGAGGGGACATCCGACGCGAGGGGAGCGGAGGGCTCTGCGGAGGCGGGAGTCTCGGGAGGAGCCTGGGAGACCTGGGGAGCCGGAGCCGACTGAAGGCTCGGCGCGAGCCGGGTCCGCTTCCTGACGGGCGCGCGAGGAGGGGGAGCGGGCGCCTGGGCGACGGGAGCGGAGGGCCGGGTCACCTCATGGAACTCCAGCTCGACGACATTCCGGGCGGGAGGGACCACGGGGGGAGGAGCCTCGCGGAGCCACAGGAAGAGGAAGACGTGCAGCACGACGCTCGCCGCGACGGCCAGGACGAAAGGAAGGCGGGAGCGGGAGGGGGACACACCTCATCTTCCGACGATTCGGAAGGGCGGGCTACAGTGATGAACCGTGAGCGAGCACGCGGGCGTCCTGGTCGCCGAGCAACCACACTACCTGCCGTGGCTGGACTTCTACGAGCAGGTGGCGAGAGCGGACACGCTGCTGGTGCTGGACAACGTGCAGTGGCTGAGGAGGGGTTGGCAGAGGAGGGCGCGAGTGGCCCTGCCACCGGGGGCTCCCCTGCCCGCTCCCACGGAGCCGGCGTTCCAGTGGCTGACGATTCCGCTGGAGGGAGCGCATCGGGACACGAGGATCTCCGAGCTGGCGGTGGACACGGAACAACCGTGGACGCGCAAGCACCTGGCGACGCTGACGATGCTGTACGGGAGGAGGCCGTACTTCCGGAGCCAGGTGCTGCCGAGACTCGAGGACTTCTACGCGGAGGCGGCGCGGGAGCGGGGACCGGGCTCACTGCTGCGCACGCTGCTGGCGAGCATGGCGCTCTTCTACGAGCCGCTGGGACTGAAACCGCGAGTGGAGCTGGCCTCACCGCTGGACCGGTCGCATCCGGACAAGACAGGGCGACTGGTGTCGTACTGCACGCAGCTGGGGATGGACACGTACTACTCGGCGGTGGGGTCGCTGTACCTGAAACCGGGCCCGTTCCGGGAGGCGGGGGTGCGACTGCTGTGGCAGAAGTTCCGCTATCCGGCGTACGACCAGGGGCGAAAGGGAGAGCGCTTCGTGGTGGGCCTGTCCATCGTGGACGTGCTGTCGAACGTCCACGTGGACGAGGTGCGCAAGTGGCTGGAGCCGTCCCCGTGGGGACCCTTCGCGAAATCCCCTCTCCCTCTGGGAGAGGGTTAGGGTGAGGGTCTCCCCCACCCCGAGTCCACTCACTTCCCCTTGTCGAACCGGACGAAGTAACTCCGGACAGCGGAGTCGATGAGGTCCTGGTCCAACTGGGGCTGCATGCCGCGGTAATAAGCCATGTCGATCATCTGATCGAGCAGGTCACGAGGCTGGCAGGCGGCGAAGCGGCGGCCGACGGGCTTGTAATGGGTGTCGATGAGGTACTGGACCATGTCGGCGTCGTAGGGGACGCCGCGCTTGTTACACATGACCTCGAAGATCTGATGGAACAGCTCCTCGTCGGGGGGCTGGACCTCGAGCTTGTAGCGGACGCGGCGGAGGAAGGCGTCGTCGACGAGGTCGCTGGGCTCGAGGTTGGTGGAGAAGGCGGCGAAGACGTCGAAGGGGACCTGGATCTTCTTGCCGGTGTGGAGCGTGAGCATGTCGATGTCGCTCTCGAGCGGAACGATCCACCGGTTGAGGAGGTCCTTCGGGGAGACCTTCTGACGACCGAAGTCGTCGATGAGGAGCATCCCGTTGATGGCCTTCATCTGGAAGGGAGCCTCGTAGTACTTGACCTCGGGGGAGTAGACGAGGTCGAGCATCTCGAGGGTGAGCTCACCGCCGACGACGACGAGGGGCCGGCGGCA
This is a stretch of genomic DNA from Archangium violaceum. It encodes these proteins:
- a CDS encoding TonB C-terminal domain-containing protein, yielding MSPSRSRLPFVLAVAASVVLHVFLFLWLREAPPPVVPPARNVVELEFHEVTRPSAPVAQAPAPPPRAPVRKRTRLAPSLQSAPAPQVSQAPPETPASAEPSAPLASDVPSAPPASDFPVRPGSLLPRALPNASAQVAPGASSEESGTGAVGTRLHAPVPRSPDAALRELVAQQKVHNGFVHGYFGELQDVLLAAWRATGTSSRRKSGRTCSVEVRLVQAPSGRLLQASIVYPSCDPSMDQEVLADLRSAAESLPAPPRELIAHRDSISSVYRFAFEPPPILPPLRFDVVDLVDRKAIPKFNPKRVSLVSAE
- a CDS encoding WbqC family protein, whose protein sequence is MSEHAGVLVAEQPHYLPWLDFYEQVARADTLLVLDNVQWLRRGWQRRARVALPPGAPLPAPTEPAFQWLTIPLEGAHRDTRISELAVDTEQPWTRKHLATLTMLYGRRPYFRSQVLPRLEDFYAEAARERGPGSLLRTLLASMALFYEPLGLKPRVELASPLDRSHPDKTGRLVSYCTQLGMDTYYSAVGSLYLKPGPFREAGVRLLWQKFRYPAYDQGRKGERFVVGLSIVDVLSNVHVDEVRKWLEPSPWGPFAKSPLPLGEG